A genomic segment from Nitrosopumilus sp. K4 encodes:
- a CDS encoding hemolysin family protein encodes MELVQIEIILIVILIGLYALFSGLEIAIVGVRRSKVIRLYKKKVPGASPLYKLKMNPGMMTASVNLGNTLVNVASSILAADVAIKLLGDQGVGIAIGVMTFVILLFGEILPKTYSNVNPEKISLKFSGVLLVFTYLMYPFVKILELIIRGILRFSGGHIVKPRPITEEEIKEVAELGYEEKAIEKEEFELVRNALEFDDQPIKDVMTPKSQIFSLDGELTVSKVISEIKEKGFSRIPIFEQTSEDIIGIIHIWDISHLPEKEYKNTKLKQIARKPFFVNSKNRISNLLVELKKKDLHMAIVHDKNNKTVGLVTIEDLLEEIVGDIMGESKQQSQPETKS; translated from the coding sequence TTGGAACTTGTTCAAATTGAGATAATTCTCATCGTAATTCTCATAGGATTATATGCATTATTCAGTGGTTTAGAAATTGCAATCGTAGGAGTTAGACGCTCAAAAGTAATCAGGCTTTACAAAAAGAAAGTTCCAGGAGCATCTCCACTTTACAAACTAAAGATGAATCCAGGAATGATGACTGCCAGTGTAAATCTTGGAAATACATTGGTAAATGTTGCATCTTCAATACTAGCTGCCGATGTTGCAATAAAATTACTAGGGGATCAAGGGGTAGGAATAGCAATAGGAGTGATGACATTTGTAATTTTGTTATTTGGAGAAATTCTCCCAAAAACATACTCTAATGTAAATCCAGAAAAAATATCACTAAAATTTTCAGGAGTGCTTTTAGTATTTACCTATTTGATGTACCCATTTGTAAAAATTTTAGAGTTAATCATCAGAGGAATATTGAGATTTTCTGGAGGTCACATAGTAAAGCCAAGACCAATTACTGAAGAAGAAATCAAAGAAGTGGCAGAACTAGGATATGAAGAAAAAGCAATCGAAAAAGAAGAATTTGAACTGGTTAGAAATGCATTAGAATTTGATGATCAGCCAATCAAAGACGTAATGACTCCAAAGAGCCAAATTTTTTCACTTGATGGAGAACTAACAGTATCAAAAGTGATCTCAGAGATCAAAGAAAAAGGATTTTCAAGAATTCCAATTTTTGAACAGACATCAGAAGACATTATAGGAATAATACACATTTGGGACATCTCACATCTACCAGAAAAAGAATACAAAAATACCAAATTAAAGCAAATTGCACGAAAACCATTTTTTGTAAATTCAAAGAACAGAATCAGTAATTTGTTAGTAGAACTAAAGAAGAAGGATCTACATATGGCAATTGTGCATGATAAAAATAACAAAACAGTGGGACTTGTCACAATAGAGGATCTATTAGAAGAAATTGTGGGAGACATCATGGGAGAATCAAAGCAGCAAAGCCAGCCTGAGACAAAATCTTAG
- a CDS encoding DNA-directed RNA polymerase subunit K, which translates to MSDANETELVEPVEETTDIEAGEVEPEVNAGLNKALDTYRKLIEKKDGKEPLSEKEQENLEKRIKEIESREVVETIEEHEPIEIPCEKGKITIGPPTLTRFEKARIMGARALQLSQGAPPFIPIPKTARISLDIAMEELEQRVIPITIRRVLPNGDFQNIPIDYFD; encoded by the coding sequence TTGTCTGATGCAAACGAAACTGAGTTAGTAGAGCCTGTTGAAGAGACCACAGATATCGAAGCAGGAGAGGTTGAACCAGAAGTAAATGCTGGATTAAACAAGGCACTGGACACATATAGAAAATTAATTGAGAAAAAAGACGGTAAAGAACCACTAAGTGAGAAAGAACAAGAGAATCTTGAGAAGAGAATTAAAGAAATTGAAAGTAGAGAAGTTGTAGAAACCATCGAAGAACATGAACCAATTGAAATCCCATGTGAAAAAGGAAAAATCACAATAGGACCACCAACATTAACACGATTTGAAAAAGCAAGAATTATGGGTGCAAGGGCACTGCAGCTATCACAAGGAGCACCACCATTTATTCCAATTCCAAAAACTGCAAGAATCTCACTAGACATCGCAATGGAAGAGCTTGAACAAAGAGTGATCCCAATCACAATTAGAAGAGTATTGCCAAATGGCGATTTTCAAAACATCCCAATAGATTATTTTGATTAA
- a CDS encoding N-formylglutamate amidohydrolase codes for MKKLPILLSIPHGGATKPKEIINNLCITDKDLFNDSDPFVIEIYDLKDKVKKVIKTDIARAFVDLNRAPEDLPPNNPDGVIKSSTCYQKPIYSKRKEPDEELRRVLIETYYKPYHKLILKSIKDKDLKLCLDCHSMAAVAPDISPDGDKKERPLFCISNQDGKTASNEMINFLADCISKSFSIERKEIFLNDPFQGGYITRTYGNNPIPWIQIEMNRSLYLNKPWFNETKRIIDPSHLKKLNKNFEKSLELFCSQYFQQ; via the coding sequence ATGAAAAAACTTCCAATCCTACTTTCCATTCCACATGGAGGAGCAACAAAGCCAAAAGAGATCATAAACAATCTATGCATAACTGACAAGGATCTCTTTAACGATTCAGACCCATTTGTAATAGAGATTTATGATTTGAAGGACAAAGTAAAGAAAGTAATAAAGACAGACATTGCAAGAGCATTTGTTGATCTTAATCGCGCACCAGAAGACTTACCGCCAAATAATCCTGACGGAGTAATTAAAAGTTCAACTTGTTATCAAAAACCAATTTATTCAAAAAGAAAAGAACCAGATGAAGAATTAAGAAGAGTATTGATTGAAACATATTACAAGCCATACCATAAATTAATTTTGAAAAGTATCAAAGACAAAGATCTAAAACTATGTTTGGATTGTCATTCTATGGCAGCAGTTGCTCCAGATATTTCTCCAGACGGAGACAAAAAAGAACGGCCTCTTTTTTGTATTTCAAATCAAGATGGCAAAACAGCGTCAAACGAAATGATTAATTTTTTAGCAGACTGTATTTCAAAATCATTTTCAATTGAAAGAAAAGAGATTTTCTTAAACGACCCTTTTCAAGGAGGATATATTACAAGAACATACGGAAACAATCCCATTCCATGGATACAAATAGAGATGAACAGGAGTCTGTATTTAAATAAACCATGGTTCAATGAAACCAAAAGAATAATCGATCCATCACACCTCAAAAAATTAAACAAAAATTTTGAAAAATCATTAGAGTTGTTTTGTTCTCAATATTTTCAACAATGA
- the corA gene encoding magnesium/cobalt transporter CorA, translated as MNSTVGIIINRLSIGFLFAFIYQIVVAIATSILSIPLTGNISDLFLGLEKADSEGVLLITWWIISTIIITGIALLIVKNKKFFSPYRKEENINIPPKISIVTAIVIGAIISVMFFLTDTIIGLFIPQNTAADVQAIYESAIEGNFIPFYFSIIFSIITGFIIVGVSSKIAKVSEITKEFGVSDITRISKILSKNKSERTTIADTIGLRPGELVHIGERKVEKIRIDLIEYDKENISEEQDTTIERCLESKVKSNVSWINVIGIHDPEIIKKFGDAMELHALHQANIMNTDLRPSIETSEEYIFLMLKMPHFNEEKGKIELEQISFILSKDHIVSFQEIEQDFFEQIRKRIRDNIGTIRQRKSDYLTYALLDAVVDSYFLVLEKISDISEGLEDELMTNPTPKTLQSLQLLKRQMILLRKSIWPAREVLDNLQRSTNELIQEETKTYLRDSYNHIVQVIDTIEGLRDVVGGMLDTYLSSVSNKMNEVMKTLTIIASIFIPITFVAGVYGMNFQHMPELSSPVAYPLVLILMSVIAFALYGYFRKKKWV; from the coding sequence TTGAACAGCACTGTAGGAATTATAATTAATCGGCTCTCAATAGGATTTCTTTTTGCATTCATATATCAAATCGTAGTGGCAATTGCTACATCAATTTTGTCAATTCCATTAACAGGTAACATATCAGATCTTTTTTTAGGTCTTGAAAAAGCAGATTCAGAAGGAGTATTACTGATTACATGGTGGATAATATCAACAATCATCATAACCGGAATAGCTTTGTTGATTGTAAAAAATAAAAAATTTTTCTCTCCGTATAGGAAAGAAGAGAATATCAACATCCCGCCAAAAATTTCAATTGTAACTGCAATTGTCATAGGTGCAATAATTTCTGTAATGTTTTTCTTAACAGATACAATCATAGGGTTATTCATCCCACAGAACACAGCGGCTGATGTTCAGGCAATTTATGAATCTGCAATCGAAGGAAATTTCATTCCATTTTACTTTAGCATAATATTTTCAATAATCACAGGGTTCATCATAGTTGGAGTATCATCTAAAATTGCAAAAGTTTCAGAAATTACAAAGGAGTTTGGAGTTAGTGACATCACACGAATTTCAAAAATCCTCAGTAAAAATAAATCAGAAAGAACAACAATAGCAGATACAATAGGATTACGACCAGGAGAATTAGTTCACATAGGGGAAAGAAAAGTTGAAAAAATCAGAATAGATTTAATCGAATATGATAAAGAAAACATCTCTGAAGAACAAGATACAACAATTGAAAGATGTTTAGAATCAAAAGTAAAATCCAATGTATCGTGGATAAACGTAATCGGAATACATGATCCAGAAATTATCAAAAAATTTGGAGATGCGATGGAATTACATGCCCTACATCAAGCAAACATCATGAATACAGACCTTAGGCCATCAATTGAAACATCAGAAGAGTATATTTTCTTGATGTTAAAAATGCCACATTTTAATGAAGAAAAAGGTAAAATCGAACTGGAGCAAATTTCATTCATATTATCTAAAGATCACATTGTTTCTTTTCAAGAGATAGAACAAGACTTTTTTGAACAAATCAGAAAAAGAATAAGAGATAACATAGGAACAATCAGACAAAGAAAGAGTGATTATCTAACATATGCACTACTTGATGCAGTCGTAGACAGTTATTTTTTGGTGTTAGAGAAAATTAGTGATATTTCTGAAGGGTTAGAAGATGAACTTATGACAAACCCCACACCAAAGACACTGCAAAGCCTCCAATTACTAAAAAGGCAGATGATTTTACTTAGAAAATCAATTTGGCCTGCAAGAGAAGTACTAGACAATCTACAAAGAAGCACCAATGAGCTGATACAAGAAGAGACCAAAACATATCTCAGAGATTCCTATAATCACATTGTTCAAGTAATAGATACAATTGAAGGATTACGAGATGTCGTAGGAGGAATGCTAGACACTTATCTATCAAGTGTTAGCAATAAGATGAATGAAGTAATGAAAACATTGACTATAATTGCATCAATCTTCATTCCAATCACATTTGTGGCAGGCGTATATGGAATGAATTTTCAACATATGCCCGAATTGTCATCACCTGTAGCATATCCATTGGTTCTAATTTTAATGTCAGTTATTGCATTTGCGTTATACGGCTATTTTAGAAAGAAGAAATGGGTTTAA
- a CDS encoding DNA-binding protein, whose product MLMEETKERNGQEQIKTDDSIVYIRNDPVMQSAVDVLSLFGQKEKIVLRAKGNSIPNAVAVANIITEKMLKGNSKVEKIKLDTENEPGIGRMLSTIEIILNKI is encoded by the coding sequence ATGCTCATGGAAGAGACAAAGGAACGGAATGGTCAAGAGCAGATCAAAACTGATGATTCCATTGTTTACATTCGAAACGACCCAGTAATGCAATCAGCTGTAGACGTATTATCCCTATTTGGTCAAAAAGAAAAGATAGTTTTACGTGCTAAAGGAAATTCAATTCCCAATGCAGTAGCAGTTGCAAACATCATAACAGAAAAAATGCTAAAAGGTAATTCAAAAGTTGAAAAAATAAAACTAGACACAGAAAACGAGCCGGGAATTGGAAGAATGTTATCTACAATTGAAATAATCTTAAATAAAATTTAG
- a CDS encoding transcriptional regulator, producing MLLPAEIESKTLIPALRAILAKKLAEDHNIREDEISKMLGVTQAAVSNYIRGTRGDPSLIAKLLAEKQVATLIDELSENLSSDMAYTPSSLSKFIGLCNYIKSSLLICEIHHNLESDIDEKVCKECENMLLKGPGSVY from the coding sequence ATGCTACTCCCAGCTGAAATTGAATCTAAAACGCTAATCCCTGCTCTAAGAGCTATTCTTGCAAAAAAATTAGCTGAAGACCACAATATTCGTGAAGATGAAATTTCCAAAATGTTGGGTGTTACTCAAGCTGCAGTTAGTAATTACATTAGGGGTACACGTGGTGATCCTTCTCTTATTGCAAAACTCTTGGCTGAAAAACAAGTCGCAACACTAATTGATGAGCTAAGTGAAAACCTTTCCTCTGACATGGCATATACTCCATCCAGTCTTTCCAAATTCATAGGCCTTTGTAATTATATCAAATCAAGTCTTCTAATATGTGAGATTCATCATAATTTAGAATCTGACATTGATGAAAAAGTCTGTAAAGAATGTGAAAATATGCTTCTAAAAGGCCCTGGTAGCGTTTACTAA
- a CDS encoding cyclophilin-like fold protein: MSSPSVSRKQLILEIRGKTKIKCDLKRHLSPRTVGTIMRSLPLEGNAHLLGKSIAYFETAVDSGIERARTEFKKGDIAFLPSSGSICFFIGNAEPGKSMTPIGKVIENIEGLGDVKSGDIFCLYEETA; the protein is encoded by the coding sequence TTGAGTTCACCATCAGTCTCACGAAAGCAGCTTATTTTGGAAATTAGGGGGAAAACAAAGATCAAATGTGATCTAAAACGACATCTTTCACCTAGAACCGTTGGTACTATCATGAGATCATTGCCATTAGAAGGAAATGCCCATCTTCTGGGAAAAAGTATTGCATATTTTGAGACAGCAGTTGATTCTGGAATTGAGCGAGCAAGAACGGAATTCAAAAAAGGTGACATTGCATTTTTACCCTCATCTGGCAGCATCTGTTTTTTTATTGGAAATGCTGAACCTGGTAAATCTATGACTCCAATTGGTAAGGTTATTGAAAATATTGAAGGATTAGGTGATGTAAAATCTGGAGATATTTTTTGTCTCTATGAGGAGACTGCTTGA
- a CDS encoding gamma-glutamyltransferase family protein yields MNLEKIEKTFTPSLDKKASVSKQGIVSSAFPDATKAGVEMLKKDGNAVDAACATALALGVCEPQASGIGGQSMAILHINKKPIAIDGSSRSPSLANSSRFSKKRSRLIGYRATTVPSTLAVIGYLHERYGRLEWQKIVAPSIRIAKRGYKITKLQHNLQVRELENFFKVKSKSGAKYFLKDSLVPYDIGDRFVQEELAEMLETVSSHGYRSFYHGQIAKKIHQDMINNKGLIREEDLSWIPEPIERPTIHRAYRHFVVHTPPPPAAGRTLLLVLMMLNHLPSKFLRSSSPESYHFVAETFRKAFLHRVQRPFNPHTYHQIQDKLHLQRSFAKQLSESISNNMDATLPMEEPEYIGGEDTTHLSTMDKDGNAVGITQSIELAYGSKAAAEGFGFLYNNYMSAFEYKNMNHPYYIRPNSNPWTSVSPALVFHDNRLWMVIGSPGSQRIFSAISHFLSRIIDGNLPMNEAIQRPRFHCSISGILSIEEGGFNENTVNYLSSIGYKISKKERFSFYHGAIHATMKCQTQDGFQGVAEVRRDGTSEGI; encoded by the coding sequence ATGAATCTTGAAAAAATAGAAAAAACATTCACACCGTCACTTGACAAAAAAGCATCAGTTTCAAAACAGGGAATTGTATCCAGTGCATTCCCGGATGCAACAAAAGCAGGGGTTGAAATGCTAAAGAAAGATGGGAATGCAGTCGATGCTGCATGTGCCACAGCATTAGCTCTTGGTGTATGCGAACCTCAGGCGTCAGGAATAGGAGGTCAATCAATGGCCATTTTACATATTAACAAAAAACCCATTGCAATTGACGGCTCAAGTAGATCACCATCACTTGCAAATTCATCAAGATTCTCAAAGAAACGTTCAAGGTTAATAGGGTACAGAGCAACGACTGTACCCAGTACACTTGCAGTTATCGGGTATTTGCATGAAAGATACGGGAGATTAGAATGGCAGAAAATAGTTGCCCCATCAATTAGAATTGCAAAGAGAGGATACAAAATCACAAAACTTCAGCACAATTTACAAGTAAGAGAATTGGAAAATTTTTTCAAAGTTAAATCAAAATCAGGAGCAAAATATTTTCTCAAAGACAGTCTTGTGCCATATGATATCGGGGATCGATTTGTTCAAGAAGAATTAGCCGAAATGTTAGAAACAGTATCATCACATGGATATCGATCTTTCTATCACGGGCAGATTGCAAAAAAAATTCATCAAGACATGATAAACAACAAAGGATTAATCAGAGAAGAAGATCTTTCTTGGATTCCAGAACCAATAGAGAGACCAACAATTCATAGAGCATACAGACATTTTGTAGTTCATACCCCTCCACCACCAGCAGCTGGAAGAACACTATTGTTGGTTTTAATGATGTTAAACCACCTACCATCAAAATTTCTTAGGAGTTCATCTCCAGAATCATATCATTTTGTAGCTGAAACTTTCCGTAAAGCATTTCTACACAGAGTTCAGCGTCCATTTAATCCACACACATATCATCAAATTCAAGACAAACTACATCTCCAGAGATCATTTGCCAAACAATTATCAGAATCAATTAGCAACAACATGGATGCAACACTGCCAATGGAAGAACCAGAATATATTGGGGGTGAAGACACAACCCATCTTTCAACAATGGACAAAGATGGGAATGCAGTCGGGATTACACAATCAATAGAATTAGCATACGGTTCAAAGGCAGCTGCGGAAGGATTTGGGTTCCTTTACAATAATTACATGTCTGCCTTTGAATACAAAAACATGAATCACCCATATTATATTAGACCAAATTCAAATCCATGGACTTCAGTAAGCCCAGCATTAGTATTTCATGACAACAGATTATGGATGGTTATTGGCAGTCCTGGAAGCCAGAGAATATTTTCTGCGATAAGCCATTTTCTATCAAGGATTATCGATGGAAATTTGCCAATGAATGAAGCAATTCAAAGACCACGATTTCATTGTTCAATTTCAGGAATCCTAAGCATAGAAGAAGGAGGGTTTAATGAAAACACAGTCAATTATCTAAGTAGTATTGGTTACAAAATTTCTAAAAAAGAACGTTTTTCATTTTATCACGGAGCAATACATGCAACAATGAAATGTCAAACTCAAGATGGATTTCAAGGAGTAGCAGAAGTAAGAAGAGACGGAACATCTGAAGGAATATAA
- a CDS encoding YHS domain-containing protein yields MPVDPVCGIELDKELALEHEHDGKKFYFCCNGCRRIFIKKPRKYKND; encoded by the coding sequence GTGCCAGTTGATCCTGTTTGTGGAATAGAACTTGACAAAGAATTAGCTCTTGAACATGAGCATGATGGAAAAAAATTCTATTTCTGTTGTAATGGATGTAGAAGAATATTCATTAAAAAACCACGAAAGTACAAGAATGACTAG
- a CDS encoding asparagine synthase C-terminal domain-containing protein, with protein sequence MEDISKNLYKLLKESCESCKSKTIALSGGLDSTVIAYLLKERKPKGIAVIAQDFVANDLTYCQMVSKQFEIPLKIHNVDTAEILTCIEETIKILRNFNDIEIRNNVVMYLAMKWIKERGEKGIITGDGADELFAGYSFLVKKKKTELEKEIQRVCSVMHFPTQEIGKALGIKVESPFLDKKIIEFAKNIPPEFKVREEGEKRHGKWIIRKTFEEKIPKQIAWREKSPMQDGSGTVGLTNLFDSIISDERFEEQKKEVEKSDGVVIRTKESMHYYEIFRREYGNPASKSKNVCPYCKHSTENSKFCRMCGAFPI encoded by the coding sequence TTGGAAGATATTTCCAAAAACCTGTACAAGTTGCTAAAGGAGTCATGTGAGTCCTGTAAATCAAAGACAATTGCGTTATCAGGAGGATTAGATAGTACAGTAATTGCATATTTATTAAAAGAAAGAAAACCAAAAGGAATAGCAGTAATTGCACAAGATTTTGTTGCAAACGATCTTACATATTGCCAAATGGTATCAAAACAATTCGAGATTCCCCTGAAAATCCATAATGTCGATACAGCTGAAATTTTAACATGTATTGAAGAAACGATAAAAATTCTTAGAAATTTTAACGATATTGAGATTCGAAATAATGTCGTAATGTATCTTGCCATGAAATGGATAAAAGAAAGGGGTGAAAAAGGCATCATCACAGGAGACGGGGCAGACGAATTATTTGCTGGATATAGTTTTCTTGTAAAAAAGAAAAAAACAGAACTTGAAAAAGAAATTCAAAGAGTATGTTCTGTAATGCATTTTCCAACACAAGAAATCGGAAAAGCACTTGGAATAAAAGTAGAATCACCATTTCTTGACAAAAAAATTATTGAATTTGCAAAGAACATACCACCAGAATTCAAAGTAAGAGAAGAAGGTGAAAAACGTCACGGAAAATGGATCATAAGAAAAACATTTGAAGAAAAAATTCCAAAACAAATTGCATGGAGGGAAAAATCACCGATGCAAGACGGATCTGGGACAGTTGGATTGACAAATCTTTTTGATTCGATAATTAGTGATGAAAGATTTGAAGAGCAGAAAAAGGAGGTTGAAAAATCAGACGGGGTAGTAATTAGAACGAAGGAATCCATGCATTACTATGAGATTTTTAGAAGAGAGTACGGCAATCCTGCCAGTAAATCAAAGAATGTATGTCCCTATTGCAAACACAGTACAGAAAATTCAAAGTTTTGTAGAATGTGCGGGGCTTTTCCCATCTAG
- the speY gene encoding deoxyhypusine synthase produces MDPHKFHGKNIPHIKLDPKMTIEQLVDVFASSGYNGRQLGEAAKLFAKMIKDDATICLTVSGAMTPVGFGGIIKTLIERGFIDWIITTGANVYHEDHFAWGLPVKQGHFDVDDMKLYENEIVRIRDIYIKFYETLEAEDQIIQKMFEDKFTDKPFTTAEFCNMMGKISKEKAKHPEKSFITAAYEYDVPVYISTMKDSSLALNLAVHRLQNKVYSLDFVKEIIEQASILYNSKKSGILELGGGVPKNTAQQTGPLLDQILRRDDGGQDYVIQITDARPDTGGLSGATLQEGKSWGKVQDAHHDMITVYADATIAFPILALYVLSNQKARKPKRLYKKLDKYYEKLSKDYFKTPGITRSKLKKVKKN; encoded by the coding sequence GTGGACCCACACAAATTTCATGGTAAAAACATACCTCACATTAAACTAGACCCTAAAATGACAATCGAGCAACTTGTAGATGTTTTTGCAAGTTCAGGATATAATGGAAGGCAGTTAGGAGAAGCAGCGAAATTATTTGCAAAAATGATCAAAGATGATGCAACTATTTGCCTTACAGTTTCAGGTGCAATGACGCCAGTAGGATTTGGAGGAATTATCAAAACATTAATCGAGCGAGGATTCATTGATTGGATTATCACAACAGGGGCAAATGTTTATCATGAAGATCATTTTGCATGGGGATTACCAGTAAAGCAAGGGCATTTTGATGTAGATGATATGAAACTTTATGAGAACGAAATTGTTAGAATTAGAGACATATACATAAAATTCTATGAAACATTAGAAGCAGAAGATCAAATTATTCAAAAAATGTTTGAAGATAAGTTCACTGACAAGCCATTTACAACTGCAGAATTTTGTAATATGATGGGAAAAATAAGTAAAGAAAAAGCAAAGCATCCAGAAAAGAGCTTTATTACTGCAGCATACGAATATGATGTCCCAGTGTACATCTCAACAATGAAGGATTCATCACTTGCGTTAAATTTGGCAGTACATAGACTGCAAAACAAAGTGTATAGTTTGGATTTTGTCAAAGAAATAATAGAGCAGGCATCAATTTTGTATAATTCAAAAAAATCAGGAATCTTAGAACTTGGAGGAGGTGTTCCAAAAAACACAGCACAGCAAACAGGACCATTACTTGACCAGATTTTAAGAAGAGATGACGGAGGACAAGATTACGTAATACAAATCACAGATGCAAGGCCAGACACAGGGGGTCTTTCAGGAGCTACTTTGCAAGAAGGAAAAAGTTGGGGTAAAGTACAAGATGCACATCATGACATGATTACAGTTTATGCGGATGCTACTATTGCATTTCCAATTTTAGCATTGTATGTTCTGAGTAACCAAAAGGCAAGAAAGCCAAAGAGACTTTACAAAAAACTAGACAAGTATTATGAAAAACTTAGCAAAGATTATTTCAAAACTCCGGGAATTACTAGAAGTAAATTAAAGAAAGTAAAAAAGAACTAA
- a CDS encoding MarR family transcriptional regulator, with translation MLFIFENQSFVFSQFQIGSSFIRGIFFRGNMAGAKKPNQEKSGSKGKKDKGEGGSPKAEITVMVKEDQAMKIIKNAKVVTIQELARQTGVKISAANAFLRDATKKGTVKRVGGYSGHYIYQAVSS, from the coding sequence ATGTTATTTATATTTGAAAATCAATCATTTGTTTTCAGCCAGTTTCAGATTGGTTCATCGTTTATAAGAGGAATATTTTTCAGAGGAAATATGGCAGGAGCTAAAAAACCTAATCAAGAGAAATCAGGTTCTAAAGGAAAGAAAGACAAAGGAGAGGGTGGTTCGCCAAAAGCAGAAATCACAGTTATGGTAAAAGAAGATCAAGCAATGAAAATTATCAAAAATGCAAAAGTTGTAACTATCCAAGAATTAGCAAGACAGACAGGGGTTAAAATTTCTGCAGCAAATGCATTTCTAAGAGATGCAACAAAAAAAGGAACTGTAAAACGTGTTGGCGGTTACAGTGGACATTACATCTATCAAGCAGTCTCCTCATAG